Proteins from one Mesoplodon densirostris isolate mMesDen1 chromosome 1, mMesDen1 primary haplotype, whole genome shotgun sequence genomic window:
- the PLAU gene encoding urokinase-type plasminogen activator isoform X1, whose product MRVLLACLLLCALVVRDSEGSHELHQVSGASKCGCLNGGKCVSYKYFSNIQRCNCPKKFQGEHCEIDTSKTCYQGNGHSYRGKANIDTRGRPCLAWDSTTILLKTYHAHRPDALQLGLGKHNYCRNPDNQRRPWCYVQVGLMQIVQECMVHNCSSGKNALSPPEKLQCGQKALRPRFKIVGGEFTTIENQPWFAAIYRRHRAGSVTYVCGGSLISPCWVVSATHCFIEYQKKEDYIVYLGRSRLNSITPGEMQFKVEKLILHEDYSADTLAHHNDIALLKIRSSTGQCAQPSRSIQVICLPPANGDAHFGTSCEITGFGKENPSDYIYPEQLKMTSVKLVSHKECQQPHYYGTEVTHKMLCAADPHWETDSCQGDSGGPLVCFTQGRMTLTGIVSWGRECAMKEKPGVYTRVSSFLPWIHTHIGGENGLAL is encoded by the exons ATGAGAGTCCTGCTGGCATGCCTGCTCCTCTGCGCCCTGGTCGTGAGAGACTCCGAG GGCAGCCATGAACTTCATCAAGTGTCTGGTGCAT CGAAGTGTGGCTGTCTGAATGGAGGAAAATGTGTGTCCTACAAGTACTTCTCCAACATTCAACGATGCAACTGCCCAAAGAAATTCCAAGGGGAACACTGTGAGATAG ATACATCGAAAACGTGCTATCAGGGGAATGGTCACTCTTACCGAGGGAAGGCCAACATTGACACCAGAGGCCGGCCCTGCCTGGCCTGGGACTCTACCACCATCCTTCTGAAGACGTACCATGCCCACAGACCTGATGCCCTTCAGCTGGGACTGGGGAAACACAATTATTGCAG GAACCCAGACAATCAGAGAAGGCCCTGGTGCTATGTGCAGGTTGGCCTAATGCAGATTGTCCAGGAGTGCATGGTGCACAACTGCTCTTCTG GAAAAAATGCCCTCTCTCCTCCAGAAAAGTTACAGTGCGGCCAGAAGGCCCTGAGGCCCCGCTTTAAGATTGTTGGGGGAGAATTCACCACCATCGAGAACCAGCCTTGGTTTGCAGCCATCTATAGGAGGCACCGTGCAGGCTCTGTCACCTACGTGTGCGGTGGCAGCCTCATCAGTCCCTGCTGGGTGGTCAGCGCCACACACTGCTTCAT TGAGTACCAAAAGAAGGAGGACTACATTGTCTACCTGGGTCGGTCAAGGCTTAACTCCATCACGCCTGGCGAGATGCAGTTTAAGGTGGAAAAGCTCATCTTGCATGAGGACTACAGTGCTGACACCCTTGCTCACCACAATGATATTG CCTTGCTGAAGATCCGTTCCAGCACGGGCCAGTGTGCACAGCCATCCCGGTCCATACAGGTCATCTGCCTGCCCCCAGCGAATGGGGATGCCCATTTTGGCACAAGCTGTGAGATTACTGGCTTTGGAAAAGAGAATCCCT CTGACTATATCTATCCAGAGCAGCTGAAAATGACTTCTGTGAAGCTGGTTTCCCACAAGGAGTGTCAGCAGCCCCACTACTATGGCACTGAAGTCACCCACAAAATGCTGTGTGCGGCTGACCCACATTGGGAAacagattcctgccag GGAGACTCAGGGGGGCCGCTGGTCTGCTTCACCCAAGGCCGCATGACTCTGACTGGGATTGTGAGCTGGGGCCGTGAATGTGCCATGAAGGAAAAACCAGGCGTCTACACAAGGGTCTCAAGCTTCCTGCCCTGGATCCACACTCACATTGGGGGAGAGAATGGCCTAGCCCTCTGA
- the PLAU gene encoding urokinase-type plasminogen activator isoform X2, producing MRVLLACLLLCALVVRDSEGSHELHQVSGASKCGCLNGGKCVSYKYFSNIQRCNCPKKFQGEHCEIDTSKTCYQGNGHSYRGKANIDTRGRPCLAWDSTTILLKTYHAHRPDALQLGLGKHNYCRNPDNQRRPWCYVQVGLMQIVQECMVHNCSSEKLQCGQKALRPRFKIVGGEFTTIENQPWFAAIYRRHRAGSVTYVCGGSLISPCWVVSATHCFIEYQKKEDYIVYLGRSRLNSITPGEMQFKVEKLILHEDYSADTLAHHNDIALLKIRSSTGQCAQPSRSIQVICLPPANGDAHFGTSCEITGFGKENPSDYIYPEQLKMTSVKLVSHKECQQPHYYGTEVTHKMLCAADPHWETDSCQGDSGGPLVCFTQGRMTLTGIVSWGRECAMKEKPGVYTRVSSFLPWIHTHIGGENGLAL from the exons ATGAGAGTCCTGCTGGCATGCCTGCTCCTCTGCGCCCTGGTCGTGAGAGACTCCGAG GGCAGCCATGAACTTCATCAAGTGTCTGGTGCAT CGAAGTGTGGCTGTCTGAATGGAGGAAAATGTGTGTCCTACAAGTACTTCTCCAACATTCAACGATGCAACTGCCCAAAGAAATTCCAAGGGGAACACTGTGAGATAG ATACATCGAAAACGTGCTATCAGGGGAATGGTCACTCTTACCGAGGGAAGGCCAACATTGACACCAGAGGCCGGCCCTGCCTGGCCTGGGACTCTACCACCATCCTTCTGAAGACGTACCATGCCCACAGACCTGATGCCCTTCAGCTGGGACTGGGGAAACACAATTATTGCAG GAACCCAGACAATCAGAGAAGGCCCTGGTGCTATGTGCAGGTTGGCCTAATGCAGATTGTCCAGGAGTGCATGGTGCACAACTGCTCTTCTG AAAAGTTACAGTGCGGCCAGAAGGCCCTGAGGCCCCGCTTTAAGATTGTTGGGGGAGAATTCACCACCATCGAGAACCAGCCTTGGTTTGCAGCCATCTATAGGAGGCACCGTGCAGGCTCTGTCACCTACGTGTGCGGTGGCAGCCTCATCAGTCCCTGCTGGGTGGTCAGCGCCACACACTGCTTCAT TGAGTACCAAAAGAAGGAGGACTACATTGTCTACCTGGGTCGGTCAAGGCTTAACTCCATCACGCCTGGCGAGATGCAGTTTAAGGTGGAAAAGCTCATCTTGCATGAGGACTACAGTGCTGACACCCTTGCTCACCACAATGATATTG CCTTGCTGAAGATCCGTTCCAGCACGGGCCAGTGTGCACAGCCATCCCGGTCCATACAGGTCATCTGCCTGCCCCCAGCGAATGGGGATGCCCATTTTGGCACAAGCTGTGAGATTACTGGCTTTGGAAAAGAGAATCCCT CTGACTATATCTATCCAGAGCAGCTGAAAATGACTTCTGTGAAGCTGGTTTCCCACAAGGAGTGTCAGCAGCCCCACTACTATGGCACTGAAGTCACCCACAAAATGCTGTGTGCGGCTGACCCACATTGGGAAacagattcctgccag GGAGACTCAGGGGGGCCGCTGGTCTGCTTCACCCAAGGCCGCATGACTCTGACTGGGATTGTGAGCTGGGGCCGTGAATGTGCCATGAAGGAAAAACCAGGCGTCTACACAAGGGTCTCAAGCTTCCTGCCCTGGATCCACACTCACATTGGGGGAGAGAATGGCCTAGCCCTCTGA